Sequence from the Bacillus sp. BGMRC 2118 genome:
CTAGTTGTAGCGTTTAGTACAAAAAATCAAGGAATCCATGATATGTTTGCAGATACAAGTGTCGTGCTGGAACGATTTAGTGATAAAGAATAAGAAAGTAAACCTATTCCATATATTTTCAGGAATAGGTTTATTTTTTTTGTAGTAGGTGATACTGAGTATCGAGCGAGGTGCATCTTGGTGATTTGGCTATATATTGTAGGAGGACTTTTACTATTTATTTTTTTATTATTCATCTCCAAATTACATATTAAAATTTCTTATTCACATAAAAAGGATGACGATCAGCTATCCATAAAGTTTCGGCTATGGTTTATTCGATATACCCTAAACATTCCTTTAATTAGAATAGACCAAGAGACAAATAGTATTGTAGTCGCTAAGAAAAAGGAAAACGAGGAACCTAAATCTAAGCAATTTACTTCTCACGAGATTTTAAACAGTTTCAAAGATACAAAGGAAATTTTACAACATGTTGTATCCCTACATAAGATTGTCCGCAATTTTCTGCGTAAAGTAAGTGTACATAAACTCGAATGGCATACGAACTTTGGGATAGGAGATGCTGCGTTGACAGGAGTTCTGGTCGGAGCAGGCTGGGCTCTAAAAGGAAGTATTGTTGGAATCATTAGTCAATACATGAGACTTAAGGTAATGCCTGAAATGAGCATTACACCTTTATTTCTGCAAGTCTACTCGCAAACTCAATTAACGTGTATCATTTCATTTCGAATCGGGAATGCTATTCTAGCAGGAATTAGAATCGTTAAATTTTGGAAAGGTGGAAAACCAGCACTTCATAATGGCCCATCTATTCTAAAAGCGAAAAATACTGAGAAATCATTGTCGTAGGAGGAGTTAATTATGTCTGATCATCCAATTCAAGGATTAATGCAAACTGCTATGGAAAGCCTAAAGCAGATGATTGATGTAAACACTATTATTGGTGATCCAGTGGAAACACCAGATGGAAGTGTCATCTTAACTGTATCAAAAGTAGGTTTCGGTTTTGCAGCAGGTGGCAGTGAGTTTTCTGTTGAAGGTGGAGGAAAAGGAGAAGAGAAGCCAAAGCTTCCTTTCGGTGGAGGTAGTGGTGGAGGAGTTTCAATCACACCTATTGCCTTCTTAATTGTAAATGCTTCAGGAGTAAAAATGCTTCATTTAGATGAAAGCACACACCTATATGAAAAGATTTTAGAAGTTGCACCACAGGCTGTGGAAAAGATTCAACAAATGTTTAAAAAGAACAGCCAAGACAGTGGGAATAGCAATCAAAAAAATGATAGCCAAAATAAGGATCAAAAAGACCAAAAGCAAAACATTGACTTTTAAATAAGTTAACCTATGAGGTTAACTTATTTTATGTTTGGTGATGCTTTATCGCAAAGGACAGGTAGTTCGCTAAATAAGGATTTGTTCGATGATACCAACAGAATATTGATGATAGCTTGTTAAGGTTCGCTAATAAAACTTTATAAATCGCTAATAATTGCTTGAATTTCGCTAATATATTTCCGAATATCGATCAAGAGTGGAAAGTTTCGCCAGAAAAGTAATGTATTCGCCGTAAGAACACCACATACACATATAGATGTTATAAGCATAACAAAGAAAATAGGGATATAGTTTGTTTTAGACTTAACTAGTAAAGGGAAACTCAAATACGGTTAAATCATTAGGATATCTATCTAGAACAAATTTTCCTGCGAGAGTAAAGTGATTCATATATTTGCAATTCCTTGCTTTTGTGGGTAGAATTGGTATGAATCTAAACAAATACTAGCAAATATTAGGGAGGAATTGTTCATGGCATCTGTTACATTTAAGGGTAATCCAGTTACGTTAGTAGGAAATGAAGTTCGTGTTGGAGATACTGCACCAGATTTCACAGTATTAGCAAATGATTTATCACCAGTTACACTGGCAGATACAAAGGGATCTGTTCGATTAATTAGTGTTGTTCCCTCAGTTGATACAGGAGTCTGTGATGCTCAAACACGTAGATTTAACGAAGAATTAGCAAGTATCAATAATGTGAAAGTTCAAACTATCAGTGTGGACCTTCCGTTTGCTCAAAAACGCTGGTGTGGAGCTAGTGGTTTGGACAATGTAGTAACACTATCAGATCATCGTGATCTTTCCTTTGGGGAAGCATATGGTGTACATATGAAGGAACTACGATTATTAGCAAGAGCAGTATTTGTTGTTGATAGCAATGACAAAGTGACATATGTAGAGTATGTAAGTGAAGGAACAAATCACCCTAATTATGAAGCAGCAATTGAGGCAGTAAAAGCTGCAAAATAAAAGTGATAGAAAGCTATACAATTAGTATTTACGGTTTGCGCCTCGGCTCTCGAGGCGTTTTTTACATAGCGTATAGAGTTTGGATTTTAAAAAAAGTTCCATTACTTATGTAATGGAAACATGAAAATGTACTTGTACATATAATGTTTTTTCGGGGAGGAAGAACAATGGGTATAACAAAGGTAGAGCAGTTATTTACAGTCATTAATCAATCAGCGACATTACTACAGGAAGAACTTCAAATATCGTATCTTGAAGCTGTAGGATTCACTGGAGATAACTTGTTCGAAGGTCAAATTATGCAGGAAGACGTATTACATAATGAGGTTCTTTCTAGACGAATTGAGAATGAGTATAATTCCATAAACATGAAGGAACTCTCGAAGGAAGAAATTCGTAAAGGGTTTCAACTTGCTGTCCTAAAAGGAATGAAAGAAGCCACACAAGCCCATCATCATATGACACCAGATGCTGTTGCTTTGTTTATTGGCTATTTAGTGGACAAACTATCTACTAAAAAGAACAATCTAACTATATTAGACCCTGCTGTCGGAACAGGGAATCTATTAACAGCCGTAATGAATCACATGCCGAACAAAGAGGTACAAGCTTTTGGGGTTGAAATTGATGATCTATTAGTGAAGCTTGCATTCATACAAGCTAACTTACAAGAACATCACATTGAGTTGTTTAAAAAAGATGCTCTTCAAGACTTGTTTATCGATCCTGTTGACCTAGTTGTATGTGATTTACCTGTAGGGTACTATCCAAACGATATCGGAGCTAAGAAATTTGATTTACATCATGAAGAGGGACATTCATTCGCCCACTATTTATTTATTGAGCAAAGTGTTTATTACACAAAGCCAGGAGGAAAACTAATTTTCCTTATTCCTAATTCATTATTTGAAGGGGAACAGGCAGCTAAGTTACATGAATTTATTAAAAAGCATGCTGCGATATTAGGTATGCTTCAATTGCCTTTAACAATGTTTCAAAAAGAGCAGCATGCAAAAAGTATCCTAATTTTACAAAAGCAGGGTCCAGAGGTTAAGTTGCCAAATCAAGCACTATTAGCAGAACTTCCGTCATTTTCAAATATGAAGGCAATGGAAGGCATGGTCCAGAGAATTGATCAATGGTTTGCAACTGAAAATTTAAGTTAACGTGTGGAGTAAACAATAACTTAACAAAAATCCCATATCAATAAATTGAAAGGAGCTAAGTATGCTCCTTTTTCTTTTTGCACATATGAGCATAGGAAATCTCGAATTCACAGCCTTAATTTGTTTCTTAAGCCTTTTCTAAAACGTTTTTATCCCCTAGCCAGTTCCTTAAAAACAGAGGTCAAGCGTACAAAATTGAATTTAAAAAACAGAGATACTGTTCTGAAAATAATTACTTTATCTAGTAAGCGTTGTCAAAAATAATAAACATTGAAAACTTACCTATTCGGTGTTTAAATGATGGTGTTAATGAAAAACCTAAGACAAATACATAATCATGTAAAGAAAGATAAACTAAGGAGTTGTCATACATTTATGTCTAAAATTATAGCAATCAATGCTGGAAGCTCTTCGTTAAAATTTCAATTATTTGAAATGCCTAGTGAAGACGTCGTCACAAAGGGGTTAGTGGAACGAATAGGGTTGCCGGATAGTGTTTTTACAATTACGGTTAATGATGAGAAGATAAAGGAAGTATCAGATATTCCAAATCATGCTGTCGCTGTAAAGTTATTATTAGAGAAACTAACAAGTCTCTCAATTATCAATAGTCTAGATGAAATAAATGGAATTGGTCATCGTGTTGTGCATGGAGGAGAAGAATTTAGTGACAGTGTACAAATTGATGATGAAGTGTTACATAAAATTGATCAGTTATCAGAGCTTGCACCTTTACATAACCCAGCGAATGTAACAGGAATTAAAGCATTTCGTGAAGTATTACCGAATGTTCCTGCGGTGGCGGTCTTTGATACAGCATTTCATCAGACAATGCCGGAAAAGTCATTTTTATACAGTTTACCTTATGAATATTATGAAAAATACGGAATCCGTAAGTATGGGTTCCATGGTACATCACATAAATATGTTTCCCAAAGAGCAGCAGATCTTTTAGGCAGACCGATTGATCAATTACGATTAATCTCATGTCACTTAGGAAATGGAGCCAGTATTGCAGCAATTGAAGCAGGAAAATCAATTGATACATCAATGGGCTTTACACCTCTTGCAGGAGTTGCGATGGGTACGAGATCAGGTAATATTGATCCGGCACTCATTCCATTTATTATGGAAAAGACAGGGAAAACAGCCGATGAAGTATTAACGATATTAAACAATAAAAGTGGAATATTAGGAGTATCTGGTTTTTCTAGTGATCTTCGAGATATCGAACAACAAGCAGCACAAGGAAATGAGAGAGCGGAGTTAGCATTAGAGGTTTTTGCTAGTCGAATTCATAAATATATTGGTTCATATGCAGCCAGAATGTCTGGCGTAGACGCAATCATCTTCACTGCGGGTATTGGTGAAAATAGTGATGTCATTCGTGCAAGAGTACTAAGAGGATTAGAATTCATGGGTGTGTATTGGGACCCTACATTAAATCAAGTACGCGGAGAAGAAGCATTTATTAACTATCCACATTCCCCTGTTAAAGTTTTGATTATACCAACAAATGAAGAGGTTATGATAGCAAGAGATGTAACCCGATTAGCCAGAGTTTAAAGCACGAGGCCCTTGAATAAGGGTCTTTTCTATTTCCTAGGCTCTTTTCTCGTAAACATTGTTGCAAGTAATTATATAAGGTCATCTATAATCGCTCAGGTCAGGGTAATTATTCATTACATTGACGAAAAGATGCCCCGAAACCTTGAAATTAACGTAGTATTCGTCTTATTCGTAAAACAATAATCTTTGCGAAAACAGCCTTTTCCTAAGAGAAAGCTGTTTTTTGAGAGCACCGAGATCACCCTAGTTAACATCTTCTAGGTTATTTTTTCTCAGGCATCAGGGATTTCGATTAATACGGGTAAGTTTTGGGTATTAAAGCCATATGATATACTAATCAATGGTGAAGGAGGGGGTCTTTTGCTTACCAAACGAGAACACCAACTTGTGGAAAGGATTCGCGTATGGGAAAACAAGCTCTACCTTCAGGAAAGAGGTACGAAACATTCCTATGAGAAGTGGGTAGACTCTACTTTTGATAAGCTTCCAGATCGTCAGCAAAAGCTTTTTTTTAGCACACTAGATAATCTATTGTTTCATCTTCATGCAATTATTCAAAGTTCCAGTGTACAAAAAGAGGCAACAGACAGAATCGTAAAATCAGCACAAGCCAATTATCCCTATATTCAGGAAGTGCAAGATTTGAGAGCTCTTCCAGTTGAGAGCTTAATGTATTATGCAGAACAAGAGATTGCCAAGCACCGATTATATTCCTTCGCACAGGGAGGATTAGCAGGTTCAGGTGGGATTTTCTTTATGGCAGCTGATATCCCTATGGTGATTGCAATTAACTTGAGAATTGTGCAATTACTTTCACTCATATACGGATATGAAGTAAATACTCCTTATGAAATGATGACATCATTTAAAGTGTTTCATATCGCAACATTACCAAAGCACTTGCAAGGAAGGGAATGGCGAAGTTTAATTGAAGAAATGAAAGAAAATAATGACACGTATTTTTGGAATGATGATCATGAAGTAATTACAGATAAAACTTGGTTAGGTCTTCCCCTGAAACAAGTTGCGAAAGGCTTGTTTATACTATTAGTAAAAAGAAAATTAATACAAGGTATTCCGTTAGTTGGGATCGGCATAGGAGCGGGAGTCAACTATACATTAACAAAACAAGTAACCGAGTTTGCCCATTACTTTTATCTACTGCGTTACTTAACAGAAAAGGATGACATGTATGAGCGTATTTGAACATAAAAAAGAAGCACCTGCTACAGTCAGGTGTAAAATTATTACTGTAAGTGATACTAGGACAATTGAAACAGATAAAAGTGGAAGCTTAATAAACGAACTACTAGTGGAAGCCGGCCATCACATCATAAAACATGTGATTGTAAAAGATGAGGCTAGTGAAATCCGTGACGAGGTTATTAGTGGAAGTCTGGATGACGAAGTAGAAGTAATCTTGTTAAATGGTGGAACCGGTATTTCTCCAAGAGATGTAACAATTGAAACGATTGTCCCATTATTTGAAAAAGAGATTGTAGGATTTGGTGAAATTTTTCGATACCTAAGCTATACAGAAGATATTGGCACTGCTGCAATGATGTCGCGTGCAGCTGCAGGTACACGAAACCGTACAGGGATTTTTGCAATGCCGGGCTCAACGGGTGCTGTCAGGCTCGCGATGAAAAAGTTAATTTTACCAGAGTTACAACATGTAGCTCGAGAGTTAAAGAAGTAGCTCTAAAGAAAAGAGGCTGGGACATATATATTTCAGTCAATAATAAACCCGAACTATTAGGTGCAAGTTTAATAAATCTTACGCCTAATAATTTGGGTCTTTATTTGTTTTAAGTTGATTTGTTGATTGTTATTTAAAAACCATAGTGGAATGGAGCGAAAGCCACTCGACTCCTGCGGGAGGTAGAGGAAAGGCTGAGACCCCGCAGGCGTAGCTGAGGAGGCTCAGATTCCTCCCCGCGGAAAGCGAGTGGCTGTAGCGCAATGGAACGGACTCTTTCTCTTTCTTCCAACTTAACTCACTAATAAATAATAAAGTTTATGAATAATAATTTAGATATTATTCGTCTTTAAGGAGAGATAAATTAGTTATGTCCCAGCCACTTATTAAAAATGTGTTCTACCCGTTACATTCTGGTTAAGTCGATACCATAGCCATAAGTCATTGATGATAGAAGCCAAGTCAGATATCTCCGAATTCAAGATGCATGATTGTGTAAAATCATCTTCTTCTCCAAGGTGGTGTTGTTTTTCATTAATGATGGATTCAAGCTCTGCTATACGGTCTGGAATCCTTCCACGTATGCTTTCCCAGTTAGCTAATATCTCTTGTTGTTCCAAATCGTTATATTGTTCCCACGATTGTTCAAGATGTGGTAACTCAATTCCAAGGCGCACATCCAATAAAAAGTATTTTGTCATGACTATTCCCCCATATCCCAATACATTCATTCTACACAAAAATCAACAACTTTTCTAATCCCATCTATTTCCGTTAACTGCCTAGCATATCGAGTGCCAGGGCGCAAATAATAATGGAAAGGAGTGATGATCATGGGAAAAGAACAAAAAGATACCTTTACATTTTATTATGATGAGGCAGGAGAAAAGGAAATTATGGACCAAATTACGAATGCTTATCAAAGTGGTTATGATTATACAGTTACCGAGGAACATGATCCGCAGCAAGAAGGGAAGTAAATAGCATGAAAAACAGCTTATCGAAGTGATAAGCTGTTTTTTTTATCTTTTAAATTGCGATGTTCCGTACAACTGGATGTTCTGCCAAGTATGACTGGTATTCCTTGAACTGATTAGGCTGGATGAATATTTGTAGTGCATTGTTTTCATCATTTTTATAATAAATGTATGCAAGTTCATCTAATAGCCATTCTGCTCCTTCAGTAGGTTGAAACATGATAAATTCAAACGTATCTGTATCAGTCTTAGCATGTATAACTAACTCTTTTGAACCGCCACCTAAAGACGTAGATTTCTTAATGAATAAATCCTCAAATTGTATCAAACTTTCTCACCTCCATTTCTATTTTAAAACAAAACTCGTTTAGTTTTAACTTATATGTGATGGAATTATTTACAACTGCATATTTATCCCTCAGCTCCGATAAAAATTTAGAACTAATCAATAATTTAACATATGGAGGTCCGGTTGTAATGATAAAAATTCGAAGGAAAAAAAGTTCTTTAGCGAACAAAGTACTTATTTTTATATCTTTTATGATTCTTTTTGTTCTAGCAAATGTCATCACTTCTTTTTTATTAGCCTCAAAAATGAGTTCTCAGGTAGAGGAGATTCAGTCAATAGATCAAAAATATATGTTAGCATCAGAAGCAGCATATAAAAGCTTTATGACAATAGATGATAATACTTTATTTTTAACCGCTACTCCTGAAAACACAGACCCTGAGATCCTTCAATTAACTTTTGATGCAATTTATCAGTCACAAGAGGATTTGAAGAAGTCACTGGAAGATCTAAAATCTGTAGCAGTTCACTTAACAAATTCAGATAATACAGATATCAATAATACAATTGAAGCAGCAAATAATTATTTAACATTTAATGAGAAAGTCATGAAAGCTTCAGAAGTTGACCGTAAAAAGGGATATCATTATATGTATGAAACAGACGAAGAAGCGAATGTTTTCTTTCCTTTATCTGACGCATTAAATAAGTTAACAGCAAACGCAGAAAAAAAGATGAATCTTCATGCAGAAAGTACAATAAGCTTTGGGAATATACAGAAAATCACAGTTGCGATCCTAGGATTTTTAACTGTAGTAATTGCAATAGGTATTACATTATTTATTCGCAATGCAATTAAACCTTTAAGTATGGTTGCAGCAAAATTGAAAACAGTAGGCGAAGGAAACTTTACAGAAGAGGATATCCATGTAAGTTCATCAGATGAAATTGGAGAAATTGCTGAAGCTACAAATTCTATGAAGAATAACCTTAGACAAGTAATTGGTAAAGTAGGCGCACACGCTGAACATGTTGCATCCTCATCCGAACAATTAAGTGCAAGTGCCGAACAAACATCATCAGCAACTAATCATATTGCAAGTGTAATTACTGAGGTTACAGTAGGTACAGAGGAACAAGCTCATAATACGAAAACAGGTTTAAACCTGCTTCAAGAGGTAGCTACAAAGTTAGGACAAGTAACAGAGAATGCTGAAGAATCTGTGCAGTATACAGAAAAAGCCACAATTAAAACTGATGAGGGACAATCTTCAATTAGCCAGGTTATGGAACAAATGAGCTCAATGAACATAACAACTCAAAATTTGACTAATATTGTGAAAGACTTAGGAGCTCACTCTACTGAAATAGGAGAAATTGTAAACGTAATACAATCAATTTCCTCGCAAACAAACCTACTAGCACTAAATGCTGCAATTGAAGCAGCAAGGGCAGGCGAATCAGGAAAAGGGTTTGCAGTCGTAGCCGAAGAAGTACGAAAACTAGCAGAACAATCAAGTAAATCGACAGAACAGGTATTACAATTAGTGACTGCAATTCAAACAAAAACAATTGAGGCTATGCAGGCTGCAGAAACTACGAATAAAGAGGTATCTTCTGGAATTCAAACTGTGAAAACAGCTAATAGTGCATTTGGAGAAATTCAAGTAACTGTAAATGAGGTAAAGGGACGAATTAATGAAGTAGCTACTTCAGTTAAGGATATGTCTGAACAATCCAAACTACTTGTAGAATCAATCGAGGCAATTGCTGAAGTCGCTGCAACTACATCCGAAAGTACCCAAAATGTATCAGCAGCAACGGAGGAACAACTTGCTTCTATGGAAGAAATTTCAGTTTCTGCTACGTCGCTTTCACAACTAGCAGAAGAACTTTTACGCGACGTTTCAAGATTTCGTATATAAAAAATAAATCTTGTACAAGATCCCTTTTAATTACAAATAACTAACAGAGCTTCCACCGCTTTTTGGGAAGCTCTGTCACTATTTAAGACTATTATTTATAGGAATAATAACAATCTATGCGAAAATAACTCTCGATTTAATAAAGACATACCAATTAACTATTATCATATTCCTTTTGCTTCATTTTAGGTTTTTTAATAAGAAGGATTATAGAAGTAATATAGGCACCGCCTAGTATAGTTACGATAATCCATGCAATAATTTCTAAGTTTGTCACTGGAGTACCTCCTTAATCATATTTACGACCTTAAAAAAGGGTGTAAAAGTAATATATGATGAAGGGGTATAAGATAGAACAAGGCTCTTTTCTAAAACTTTGTTGCTTTTAGTACAATTATTCTGGGTGTACAACCAGTTTTAGAAGAAAACTGAGGCTGAATTAGAAGAGAGCAACTCTCTTTATGTATACTAGTGACTAGATACTATGGTAAAAATCTGGGTTTTGGGATTTTTACGAAAGCAACAATTTATATACGAAAACAGCCTAGAACAAAAAAAGAGGCAGACAGGCTGCCTCTTTTAGAAGAATAAATTTAATATAAAGTAAATTAAACCAGCTAACGTAGCTGAAATGGGAAGTGTAATGACCCATGTAATTAACATCCGTTGAGCAGTTCCCCACTTTACCCCTTTTAAACGGTGAGCAGATCCTACCCCTAAAATTGAGGAGGAAATAACGTGTGTGGTACTAACTGGAACATGGATAAACGTAGCTCCAAAGATAACAGCTGCACCGGTTAAATCAGCAGCAACTCCGTTTACTGGACGTATCTTCATTATCTTACCACCAACAGTTTTAATGATTTTCCAACCACCTACTGAAGTCCCAAGACCCATTGCAAGTGCACAAGATACTTGTACCCATGTTTGAATGTCATCATTTGACTGAAATCCGTTAACGATTAGAGCCATTGTGATGATACCCATAGCCTTTTGAGCATCGTTTGTACCATGAGTATAGGATTGCAAAGCAGCAGTTAAAATTTGAAGAAATCTAAAGTTACGGTTTGTCTTAGATAAGTTATTATTTTTAAACACTATTTTAAAGATACTATAAACGATATATCCTACAACGAATGCTAGTACTGGTGATATTAATAATGCCTGGATAATCTTTAAGAATCCAGAATAGTGCAATGCACCAAAACCTGCAGAAGCAATGGCTGCCCCAGCTATAGAACCAATTAAAGCATGTGATGAACTACTTGGAATTCCGTAATACCAAGTAATTAAGTTCCAGGCAATGGCTGCCAACAAGGCAGACAAGATAACTACGGAACCATTATCAAGTGTAAATGGATCGACAATATCCTTCGTAATGGTTTTGGCAACACCAGTGAAAGATAGTGCTCCAACAAAGTTCATGACAGCTGCAAGAATAATTGCATGTCTTGGTTTTAAAGCTTTTGTTGATACAGAAGTTGCGATAGAGTTGGCTGTATCATGGAAGCCATTTATAAAATCAAATGCAAGTGCTCCAATAACGATTAATATAGTTAAAATAAGAATTGTATCCATGAATAAGCTCCTTACGCATTCTTCATTATAATTGTTTCAAGCGTGTTCGCGACTTTTTGACAATAGTCTGCGATTTCTTCTAATTCCTCATAAATTTCTTTATATTGGATAATGCGAATAGGATCTTTCTCAACATGGAATAAATGTTTGATTGCCTGACGCAGGATACCATCACATTTTGATTCTAAGTCTTTAATCTTGATTGAGTGCTCACGAATCTCGAGTAATTTCTTTGATGCAAGTAATTCAACAGCTAATACAATCTCATCAGCACAGCTACGGATTGCTTCTACAAACTTTAACATGAATTCATCTGCCTGAGTGATGGAATACATTTCGAACATTGCTGAAGTGTGCTCTAAACCATCTAAAACATCGTCCATGCTCATGGCTAAAGCTAAAATATCCTCACGTTCAATTGGTGTAATAAACGCATTGTTAAGGTCTTTAATTACTTCGTGAACGAGAGAATCACCTTTTGTCTCAATCTCTTTCATTTTTTCGGAAAAGATTTTGAGGTCTCCTACATTGTTCAATTTATAATCTGCGAAGAAGTTTGCACCTTCTTTGAGGTTCACTGAGATTTCACTTAGATGAATTGCAAACTTGTCTTTCTTCTTAAAAGCCATGAATAATACCCCCGAATAAATGATCTAATTTTTTACAAGGCACGTAAAACTTCTATTATGTATGTTGCCCAGTTAAATTGAATTTAGCAAACGAAATAATCATAACTCAAAATTCATATTACGAATAGAGTTATGATGAAAAATTTACAAATTCTTAACATTATATCGGTATATAATTTTACAAACTTTACAAACGATTCATATTCATGATGATTTTTCCCTTTTTTTAGGCTGTTTTCGTATAGAATGTTGCTTTCTCATAAAAATCCCAAAAGCCGGATTTTTACCTTAGTATCTAGGTACTTCTATACATAAAGAAAGTTGCTCTTTTCTAATCGAACCTCGTTTTGCTTCTAAAACAGGTTGTACACACAGAATAAGTGTACGAATAGCAACAAAGCTTTAGAAAAGAGCCTTTTTTTATCGTGTTTTACTAATAATTGGAATATAATAGTTGAAAAGTGTAAAGGGGAATGAGCTTGCTTAATGGTGTGGAAATTTTAGAAGTTACTCAAATTCAGAATGTGAAGGCAGAATTAAGCAGACTATTAATTCAGGTAGTAGAAGATGGGGCATCCATCGGATTCATGCCGCCGCTTTCTTTAAGTGTTTCGATGGAGTATTGG
This genomic interval carries:
- a CDS encoding DUF47 domain-containing protein, whose product is MAFKKKDKFAIHLSEISVNLKEGANFFADYKLNNVGDLKIFSEKMKEIETKGDSLVHEVIKDLNNAFITPIEREDILALAMSMDDVLDGLEHTSAMFEMYSITQADEFMLKFVEAIRSCADEIVLAVELLASKKLLEIREHSIKIKDLESKCDGILRQAIKHLFHVEKDPIRIIQYKEIYEELEEIADYCQKVANTLETIIMKNA